Proteins from one Candidatus Zixiibacteriota bacterium genomic window:
- the efp gene encoding elongation factor P has translation MISTSDFRIGKKLKVEGELWEIVDFQNARTAQRRAKVTTKLRNLKTGRVLERVFASGETFEEPEFEHRSMQYMYTDGTSWNFMDNSNYEQVALTEEHLEGYAEFLMENHDYKVLYFEGKPISLDLPTAVVLEVTDSEPGVKGDSVSNLTKSATLETGLVVKVPLFIKIGDKVKVDTRTKEYLERATG, from the coding sequence ATGATATCGACCAGCGATTTTCGCATCGGCAAGAAGCTCAAAGTCGAAGGGGAACTTTGGGAGATTGTGGATTTCCAGAACGCCCGCACCGCGCAACGTCGCGCCAAGGTGACCACCAAGCTGCGCAACCTCAAGACCGGGCGCGTCCTGGAGCGTGTCTTTGCCTCTGGGGAGACGTTCGAGGAGCCGGAATTCGAACACCGTTCGATGCAGTACATGTACACCGACGGCACCAGTTGGAACTTCATGGACAATTCCAACTACGAGCAGGTGGCCCTGACCGAGGAGCATTTGGAGGGATACGCCGAATTCCTGATGGAGAACCACGACTACAAAGTCTTGTATTTCGAAGGCAAGCCGATCTCGCTCGACCTGCCGACCGCGGTCGTCCTCGAGGTGACCGACTCCGAGCCGGGCGTGAAGGGCGACTCGGTCTCCAATCTCACCAAGAGCGCCACGCTCGAAACCGGCCTCGTCGTGAAGGTCCCGCTGTTCATCAAAATCGGCGACAAGGTCAAGGTCGACACCCGCACCAAGGAATACCTCGAACGCGCGACGGGGTAA
- the sucD gene encoding succinate--CoA ligase subunit alpha — MSILIDKTTRVAVQGITGRDGSFHTRQMIEYGTKVVAGVTPGKGGTTIEGVPVFDTMGEAVRRTGANTSVIYVPPRFAVDALYEAADSGVKLVVCITEGVSANDMLRVSRYFEIAGVRLVGPNCPGVISPGVCKVGIMPGPIHKKGSVGVVSRSGTLTYEVVHHLTKAGLGQSTCLGIGGDPIIGTRFVDALALFEHDRQTEAVVLIGEIGGNDEEIAADFIQRQMTKPVVAFIAGRTAPPGKRMGHAGAIIAGGSGTAAEKIAAFRAAGVEVAESPAEIAEMVAAELKNRAARKKARSIVVPTAPKLAAAPSRRADKRPTAKKTKTVSRERKVSRPKGTATKKKPARKRSR; from the coding sequence ATGAGCATACTGATTGACAAGACAACGCGCGTGGCGGTCCAGGGGATCACCGGACGCGATGGGTCGTTTCACACCCGGCAGATGATCGAGTACGGCACGAAAGTCGTGGCGGGGGTGACGCCCGGCAAAGGGGGGACGACCATCGAGGGCGTGCCGGTGTTCGACACGATGGGAGAGGCGGTCCGCCGCACCGGCGCGAACACATCGGTGATCTATGTGCCGCCCCGGTTCGCCGTCGATGCGCTCTATGAGGCCGCCGACTCGGGCGTCAAGCTCGTCGTCTGCATCACCGAGGGCGTCTCCGCCAACGACATGCTGCGCGTCAGCCGCTATTTCGAGATCGCCGGGGTCCGTCTGGTCGGACCCAACTGTCCCGGGGTGATCTCACCCGGAGTCTGCAAAGTCGGGATCATGCCGGGGCCGATCCACAAGAAGGGTTCGGTCGGCGTGGTCTCGCGCTCAGGGACGCTCACCTACGAGGTCGTGCACCACCTGACCAAGGCCGGACTGGGACAATCGACCTGCCTTGGCATCGGGGGCGATCCGATCATCGGTACCCGTTTCGTCGATGCCTTGGCGCTCTTTGAGCACGATCGTCAGACGGAGGCGGTGGTGCTGATCGGCGAGATTGGCGGCAACGATGAAGAGATCGCCGCCGATTTCATCCAGCGCCAGATGACCAAACCGGTGGTGGCCTTCATCGCCGGACGCACGGCCCCACCGGGCAAGCGCATGGGGCATGCGGGTGCCATCATCGCCGGCGGTTCCGGGACCGCGGCGGAGAAAATCGCCGCCTTTCGCGCCGCCGGTGTGGAAGTCGCCGAATCGCCGGCCGAGATCGCCGAGATGGTCGCCGCGGAATTGAAGAATCGTGCCGCCCGAAAGAAGGCGCGCTCGATTGTGGTGCCCACAGCTCCGAAACTGGCGGCTGCCCCCAGCCGGCGTGCCGACAAACGTCCCACCGCCAAGAAGACCAAGACAGTGTCCCGCGAGCGCAAGGTCAGCCGGCCCAAAGGCACGGCCACAAAGAAGAAACCGGCGCGCAAACGCAGCCGGTAA
- the sucC gene encoding ADP-forming succinate--CoA ligase subunit beta has product MKIHEYQAKDIFASAGIAVPRGRVASTPEEARTIAGEVKGTVVVKAQVHVGGRGKAGGVKLARTAAEAEHHTAAILGMDIKGLTVKKVLVAEAVEIASEAYVGVVIDRSIRRPVLIVSAAGGMDIEEVARRFPEKIVKLPLDPLLPFQPFQARRVAYAVYDTPSVIQQASDIIGRLVQVFWQHDCSLVEINPLVVTPGDKVLAVDAKINFDDNAAWRHPEWEALRDPDSELAAEVEAKANDLSFVKLDGNIGCVVNGAGLAMATMDMVKRFGAEPANFLDIGGSSSPEKVMAAMRIILRDQNVRAILFNIFGGITRCDDVARGIVQAVRQLKPKVPIVVRLTGTNEREAKTILEQIHLPVAPGMEAVVQQAIELARQAA; this is encoded by the coding sequence ATGAAGATACATGAATACCAGGCGAAGGACATCTTCGCCTCCGCCGGTATCGCCGTCCCGCGGGGCCGTGTGGCGTCCACGCCGGAAGAGGCGCGCACCATCGCCGGGGAAGTCAAGGGGACAGTCGTGGTCAAAGCCCAGGTGCATGTCGGCGGACGGGGCAAGGCCGGGGGCGTCAAGTTGGCGCGCACCGCCGCTGAGGCCGAACATCACACCGCCGCGATTCTCGGCATGGATATCAAGGGCCTCACCGTCAAGAAAGTGCTCGTTGCCGAGGCGGTGGAGATCGCCTCGGAGGCGTACGTCGGCGTCGTTATTGACCGCAGCATCCGACGCCCCGTCCTGATCGTCTCGGCCGCCGGGGGGATGGACATCGAGGAAGTCGCCCGTCGCTTCCCCGAAAAGATCGTCAAGTTGCCGCTCGATCCGCTGCTGCCCTTCCAGCCGTTCCAGGCGCGTCGCGTCGCGTATGCGGTCTACGACACACCGTCGGTGATTCAACAGGCCTCCGACATCATCGGTCGTCTGGTGCAGGTGTTCTGGCAGCATGACTGCTCATTGGTGGAAATCAACCCGCTGGTCGTGACCCCGGGTGACAAGGTGTTGGCGGTCGACGCCAAGATCAATTTCGACGATAACGCCGCCTGGCGGCACCCCGAGTGGGAAGCGCTGCGCGATCCGGACAGCGAATTGGCGGCCGAGGTCGAGGCCAAGGCCAACGATCTGTCGTTTGTGAAGCTCGATGGCAACATCGGCTGCGTGGTCAACGGCGCCGGGTTGGCGATGGCGACGATGGACATGGTCAAGCGGTTCGGCGCCGAGCCGGCGAACTTCCTCGACATCGGCGGGTCGTCGAGTCCGGAGAAGGTGATGGCGGCGATGCGCATCATTTTGCGCGATCAGAATGTGCGCGCGATCCTGTTCAACATCTTCGGGGGAATCACACGCTGCGATGATGTCGCCCGCGGGATCGTTCAGGCCGTCCGACAATTGAAGCCGAAGGTGCCGATCGTGGTTCGTCTGACCGGAACGAATGAGCGGGAGGCCAAGACGATCCTGGAGCAGATCCATCTGCCGGTGGCGCCGGGGATGGAGGCGGTGGTCCAGCAGGCAATCGAGCTGGCGCGTCAGGCCGCGTGA
- a CDS encoding ATP-dependent Clp protease proteolytic subunit → MKNGKKKVAVHPQELRDFAEARGRSAVFLFLPESLELVNVYQLQLLLEDRSFRELDIVIHSGGGDVNAAYQICNLLRNRTKRLTACVPFFAKSAATLLCIGADEMVLGELAELGPLDTQILETKRGGKRGFTSALNPFKTLEQLQRFSLETLDLAVKMIAERSGMGLDECLRHATEFVKVTTDPLFRQLDPEKLGEYSRALSIGKDYGDRLLRRFARWEEDKRAEVLDRLVYRYPSHDYAINCAELQEMGFQARYFDGKERQAAKGFVNLIGQRAQVVELVSLPETADTGAVTPS, encoded by the coding sequence ATGAAGAATGGAAAGAAGAAAGTGGCGGTGCATCCGCAGGAGCTTCGGGATTTCGCGGAAGCAAGAGGGCGTTCCGCGGTGTTTCTCTTCCTTCCTGAATCGCTGGAGTTGGTCAATGTCTATCAACTACAGCTTTTGCTGGAGGATCGGAGTTTTCGGGAACTCGACATCGTCATCCATTCAGGCGGTGGGGACGTGAATGCGGCCTATCAAATCTGCAACCTTCTCAGAAACCGGACGAAGAGACTGACCGCCTGTGTGCCGTTTTTCGCCAAGAGTGCCGCGACACTTCTATGCATCGGCGCCGACGAGATGGTCTTGGGTGAGCTTGCCGAGCTCGGGCCGCTCGACACTCAGATACTGGAGACGAAGCGTGGGGGGAAGCGTGGCTTCACCTCTGCACTGAACCCGTTCAAGACGCTCGAGCAACTCCAGAGATTCTCATTGGAGACATTGGACCTAGCCGTGAAGATGATTGCTGAGCGATCAGGAATGGGTCTGGACGAGTGCCTCCGGCATGCGACTGAGTTTGTGAAGGTCACCACGGATCCACTGTTTCGTCAGCTTGACCCGGAAAAGCTCGGGGAGTACAGCCGCGCACTGTCAATCGGCAAGGACTATGGGGACCGCCTGCTCCGCAGATTCGCGAGGTGGGAAGAGGATAAACGCGCGGAAGTCCTTGATAGGCTTGTCTATCGCTATCCATCGCATGACTACGCCATCAACTGCGCCGAGCTGCAAGAGATGGGGTTTCAGGCTCGCTATTTCGATGGGAAGGAACGGCAAGCGGCCAAGGGGTTCGTCAATTTGATAGGTCAAAGAGCGCAGGTGGTAGAACTCGTATCTCTTCCGGAAACTGCCGATACTGGAGCAGTGACACCGTCCTGA
- a CDS encoding IS110 family transposase: protein MSAERLCIGVDVAQASLAVWACTPDKRSQGSRTFENRRAGFAQLVRWARQLAVRLECTPIHVGMESTGVYGQALAAYLYQAEGITVSVINPAQIKHAARANGARTKTDRTDAQQIAVFVAEKTPPTWQPESPAVVHLRALVQRLEQLKEMQVQERNHRHAASHGAHTATDVLTSIDESLVVIHKQIAALQKRLRRHLDTHPELRQQTDLLQTIDGIGEWTAARMIARAGRALVERSGRELVAHAGLAPGERQSGTSLHTPPRLVKIGRADLRWALYMPAVCGSKHNPVLRALFQRIVAKGRPPIVAIIACMRKLLHIIHGVLKTQTPFNPALHLTSA from the coding sequence ATGAGCGCAGAACGATTGTGTATCGGCGTGGATGTCGCCCAGGCAAGCTTGGCGGTGTGGGCGTGCACGCCGGACAAGAGGTCGCAAGGATCCCGGACGTTTGAGAACCGCCGGGCGGGGTTCGCACAACTGGTGCGGTGGGCCCGGCAACTGGCGGTGCGTTTGGAGTGCACGCCCATCCACGTCGGGATGGAGTCCACCGGCGTCTATGGGCAGGCGTTGGCGGCGTATCTGTATCAGGCTGAGGGGATCACGGTCAGCGTGATCAATCCGGCGCAGATCAAGCACGCGGCGCGGGCGAATGGGGCGCGGACCAAGACGGACCGCACCGATGCCCAACAGATCGCGGTGTTTGTGGCGGAAAAGACGCCACCGACGTGGCAGCCGGAATCGCCGGCCGTGGTCCACCTGCGCGCCTTGGTGCAGCGCCTGGAGCAACTCAAAGAGATGCAGGTCCAGGAACGCAACCATCGGCACGCGGCCAGCCATGGCGCCCATACCGCCACGGATGTCCTGACCTCGATTGACGAGTCGTTGGTGGTGATCCACAAGCAGATCGCCGCCCTGCAGAAGCGCTTGCGCCGTCATCTGGATACCCATCCGGAACTGCGGCAGCAAACCGATCTGTTGCAGACCATCGACGGCATCGGCGAGTGGACCGCCGCCCGGATGATCGCCCGCGCCGGCCGCGCCCTGGTCGAACGCAGTGGCCGCGAACTGGTCGCCCATGCCGGTCTGGCCCCCGGGGAACGGCAATCGGGCACCTCGCTGCACACCCCACCGCGCCTCGTCAAGATCGGACGCGCCGACTTGCGCTGGGCCCTCTACATGCCCGCCGTCTGTGGCAGCAAACACAACCCGGTCCTGCGCGCCCTGTTTCAGCGCATTGTCGCCAAAGGACGGCCACCCATCGTCGCCATCATCGCCTGCATGCGCAAATTGCTCCACATCATCCATGGCGTACTCAAAACCCAGACACCCTTTAACCCCGCGCTCCACCTCACGAGCGCTTGA
- the ndk gene encoding nucleoside-diphosphate kinase gives MSERTLLIIKPDATGRNLIGEIIRRLEQARFVVRALCLRRLSPEQARKFYAVHEGKPFLDSLCRFMSSGPIVPMVLEKDNAVADLRTLIGATDPKKAACGTLRSDLALDLERNSVHASDSPENAATEIEFFFGEDLRCK, from the coding sequence ATGTCCGAACGCACGCTCCTGATCATCAAGCCTGATGCCACGGGACGGAACCTGATCGGCGAGATCATCCGCCGCCTCGAACAGGCGCGCTTTGTCGTGCGGGCGCTGTGTCTGCGACGTTTGTCGCCGGAGCAGGCGCGGAAATTCTATGCTGTCCACGAGGGAAAGCCGTTCCTCGATTCACTGTGCCGCTTCATGTCCTCCGGACCGATCGTGCCGATGGTCCTCGAAAAAGACAACGCGGTGGCTGATCTGCGCACGCTGATCGGCGCCACCGATCCCAAGAAGGCGGCCTGCGGCACGCTGCGGTCCGACCTGGCGCTCGATCTGGAACGCAACTCTGTCCATGCCTCCGATTCACCGGAGAACGCCGCGACGGAAATAGAGTTCTTTTTCGGTGAGGACTTGCGCTGCAAGTGA
- the larA gene encoding nickel-dependent lactate racemase yields MSVPTVSIRYGPRSLPLRLPADAHVDVVGRRAATRFGDAVMAEALASPCDAPSLSEFLRGAQSPLVVVNDATRSTPTARMLALLLPSLSQTGHWRVIVATGLHRAPSPEEERILFGDLLPVVRGRYLVHHGYDDATHGPVDGDKQVTVNRAVLEADRWILLTSVEPHFFAGYTGGRKAIIPGLAGAKTVERSHAGAVSSAAAPLRVDDNPVRQYIHERTRFFEHRKIWAFQVVLDRDDRVAAAFAGDVDATFTQACRAADDFYVVAIGQPYDIVISAVHPPLDLNLYQTMKGWELSQAGVRDGGVLIVTAPCPEGIGASFYTRLIEAYPDPTRWLGLEDRPYTIGLHKLVRTARARARFSLCAVTDIAPDEVARYGYEPFSSVDQALPWALERVGPRPRVLVVEDAALTTIKRA; encoded by the coding sequence ATGTCAGTACCGACCGTTTCGATCCGCTACGGCCCCCGCTCCCTGCCTCTGCGTCTACCCGCGGATGCACATGTCGACGTGGTCGGGCGCCGTGCCGCCACGCGGTTTGGCGATGCCGTGATGGCAGAAGCTCTGGCGTCGCCTTGTGATGCGCCTTCGCTCAGCGAATTCCTGCGCGGCGCCCAGTCGCCCTTGGTCGTCGTGAACGATGCGACGCGCTCGACGCCGACCGCGCGCATGCTGGCGTTGCTGCTCCCGTCGCTGTCGCAGACAGGCCACTGGCGGGTCATTGTCGCCACTGGTCTGCACCGCGCCCCCAGTCCCGAGGAAGAACGCATCCTCTTCGGAGATCTGTTGCCGGTGGTGCGCGGTCGGTATCTCGTCCACCATGGCTATGATGATGCCACCCATGGCCCCGTCGACGGGGATAAACAGGTCACTGTGAATCGGGCCGTGCTGGAGGCCGACCGATGGATTCTGCTGACTTCGGTCGAGCCGCATTTCTTCGCCGGGTACACCGGCGGCCGCAAGGCGATCATCCCAGGGTTGGCGGGTGCGAAGACGGTGGAGCGCTCGCATGCGGGCGCCGTCTCATCGGCGGCCGCGCCGTTGCGTGTCGATGACAACCCGGTGCGGCAGTACATCCATGAGCGCACGCGGTTCTTCGAGCACCGCAAGATATGGGCCTTTCAGGTGGTTCTGGACCGCGATGATCGGGTGGCGGCCGCCTTCGCCGGTGACGTGGACGCCACGTTCACTCAGGCGTGCCGGGCCGCCGACGATTTCTATGTCGTTGCGATCGGACAGCCCTATGACATCGTGATCTCGGCTGTGCACCCGCCCTTGGACCTCAATCTCTATCAGACCATGAAAGGGTGGGAACTCTCCCAGGCGGGCGTGCGCGACGGCGGTGTTCTGATCGTGACCGCCCCGTGTCCCGAGGGAATCGGCGCTTCGTTCTACACCCGACTGATCGAGGCTTATCCCGATCCGACCCGGTGGCTGGGGCTGGAGGATCGTCCGTACACCATCGGGCTGCACAAGTTGGTGCGCACGGCCCGTGCCCGGGCGCGCTTTAGTCTGTGTGCCGTGACCGACATTGCACCCGACGAGGTGGCGCGCTACGGCTACGAGCCGTTCTCCTCGGTCGACCAGGCCCTGCCATGGGCATTGGAGCGCGTGGGTCCGAGGCCGCGTGTTTTGGTGGTTGAGGATGCGGCACTGACCACCATCAAACGCGCCTGA
- the mdh gene encoding malate dehydrogenase, translating to MEKKVTVVGAGNVGAACAQYLAEANFCDVVLIDVVEGMPQGKALDLTQAGPVRGYDTRVTGSNDFAAAKGSNLIIITAGLARKPGMSREDLLNSNIQIMDSVMAGINAHCPNTMLLVVSNPLDVMTYRAWQKSGMKPNMVFGQAGVLDSVRFRTFVAMEIGCAVTDLQAMVLGGHGDSMVPLPRYTTVGGIPITEILGKDKIDAIAQRTRDGGAEIVKLLKTGSAYYAPAGATVQMADAVLNDRKRVVACSAYLSGQYGLTDVFTGVPVTLGRGGVEKIHELKLESDELGALQKSALGYKEIINGLPK from the coding sequence ATGGAGAAGAAAGTCACGGTTGTAGGAGCGGGGAATGTCGGCGCGGCCTGCGCGCAGTATCTGGCCGAGGCGAATTTTTGTGACGTGGTCCTGATCGACGTGGTCGAGGGAATGCCGCAGGGCAAGGCGCTCGACCTGACACAGGCCGGACCGGTGCGCGGGTACGACACGCGCGTCACGGGCTCCAATGACTTCGCCGCTGCGAAGGGCTCGAATCTGATCATCATCACCGCCGGTCTGGCGCGCAAGCCGGGGATGAGCCGCGAGGACCTGCTCAACTCAAACATCCAGATCATGGATTCGGTGATGGCGGGGATCAACGCTCACTGTCCCAACACCATGCTTTTGGTCGTCTCCAATCCGCTCGATGTCATGACCTACCGCGCCTGGCAGAAATCCGGCATGAAGCCGAATATGGTATTCGGGCAGGCCGGCGTCCTCGACTCGGTGCGTTTCCGCACATTCGTGGCGATGGAAATCGGGTGCGCGGTCACCGATCTGCAGGCGATGGTCCTCGGCGGCCACGGCGATTCGATGGTGCCGTTACCCCGCTACACCACGGTCGGCGGGATTCCGATCACCGAGATTCTCGGCAAGGATAAGATCGATGCCATCGCGCAGCGCACCCGTGACGGCGGCGCCGAGATTGTCAAGCTGCTCAAGACCGGGTCGGCCTACTATGCGCCGGCGGGGGCGACCGTGCAGATGGCCGATGCCGTGCTCAACGACCGCAAGCGCGTCGTCGCCTGCTCGGCATACCTCAGCGGTCAGTATGGCCTGACCGACGTGTTCACCGGTGTCCCGGTCACGTTGGGCCGTGGCGGCGTGGAGAAGATCCACGAACTGAAACTGGAGAGCGACGAGCTGGGAGCACTGCAGAAGTCGGCGCTGGGCTACAAAGAGATCATCAACGGCCTGCCGAAGTGA
- a CDS encoding HU family DNA-binding protein codes for MTKADLVEICAEKTGLTRTDVAVTVDAFLDAVKASLETGKNIEIRGFGTFKVKMRKARKARNPRTGDEVPVPDRKVPVFKPSNEFKNLIVKQPL; via the coding sequence ATGACCAAGGCCGATTTGGTGGAGATCTGCGCCGAGAAGACCGGCCTGACGCGCACCGACGTGGCCGTGACGGTGGACGCTTTTCTCGACGCGGTGAAGGCCAGTTTGGAGACCGGGAAGAACATTGAGATCCGCGGGTTTGGGACCTTCAAGGTGAAGATGCGCAAGGCCCGCAAGGCGCGCAATCCGCGCACCGGCGACGAGGTTCCGGTCCCGGACCGCAAGGTGCCGGTCTTCAAGCCGTCGAATGAATTCAAGAATTTGATTGTGAAGCAACCTTTATAG
- the icd gene encoding isocitrate dehydrogenase (NADP(+)), whose product MAKAAAAVKFAKVTPPTDGQPITIVGNQRVVPDNPIIPVIEGDGTGPDILKAARKVIDAAVARAFGGRRRIVWFDVYAGESALAHYSDILPQDTIKAIKTYIVALKGPLTTPVGGGFRSLNVTMRQVMNLYACVRPVKYYAGVPSPMKHPEKLNVIIFRENTEDVYAGIEWPKGSKEAKAVIKFLQTKMKVKVRSDSGIGVKPISVTGTQRLVRKAINYAIDNHRTSVTLVHKGNIMKYTEGAFRDWGYALAKKEFAAQTITEAEVTEKHGGQVPAGKLLIKDRIADSMFQQVLLRPDEYDVICTPNLNGDYLSDACAAQVGGLGMAPGANISDHVALFEATHGTAPKYANKDMINPGSVILSAVMMLDYLGWSEAGRMIERALEKTIAEKIVTYDLARLMEGSQKVGTSAYADRIVHNM is encoded by the coding sequence ATGGCAAAAGCAGCCGCGGCGGTGAAATTCGCGAAAGTCACGCCGCCGACTGACGGTCAACCGATCACGATTGTCGGCAACCAGCGCGTCGTTCCCGACAATCCGATCATTCCGGTGATCGAGGGGGATGGGACCGGCCCCGACATCTTGAAGGCGGCGCGCAAAGTCATCGATGCCGCTGTGGCCAGGGCCTTCGGTGGACGTCGGCGCATCGTCTGGTTCGACGTCTATGCCGGGGAGTCGGCGTTGGCGCACTACAGCGACATCCTCCCGCAGGATACGATCAAGGCGATCAAGACCTACATCGTGGCGCTCAAAGGCCCGCTGACCACGCCGGTCGGGGGCGGTTTCCGCAGCTTGAATGTCACGATGCGACAGGTGATGAACCTCTATGCCTGTGTGCGCCCGGTGAAGTACTATGCCGGAGTCCCCTCGCCGATGAAGCACCCGGAGAAGCTCAACGTCATCATCTTCCGCGAGAACACCGAGGACGTCTACGCCGGGATCGAGTGGCCCAAGGGGAGCAAGGAAGCCAAGGCGGTCATCAAGTTCCTGCAGACGAAGATGAAGGTGAAGGTCCGGTCCGATTCGGGGATCGGTGTCAAGCCGATCTCGGTGACCGGCACACAACGGCTCGTGCGCAAGGCCATCAACTACGCCATCGACAACCACCGGACGTCGGTGACCCTCGTCCACAAAGGGAACATCATGAAGTACACCGAGGGTGCCTTCCGCGACTGGGGATATGCGCTGGCGAAGAAGGAGTTTGCCGCACAGACGATCACCGAGGCCGAGGTCACCGAGAAGCACGGCGGCCAGGTCCCGGCCGGGAAACTCCTGATCAAGGACCGCATCGCCGACTCGATGTTCCAGCAGGTGCTGCTGCGTCCCGATGAGTATGATGTCATCTGCACGCCAAACCTCAACGGCGACTATCTCTCCGATGCCTGCGCCGCGCAGGTCGGCGGACTGGGGATGGCGCCCGGCGCCAACATCTCCGATCACGTTGCGCTCTTCGAGGCGACCCACGGCACCGCGCCGAAGTACGCCAACAAGGACATGATCAATCCCGGCTCGGTGATCCTCTCGGCGGTGATGATGCTCGACTATCTCGGCTGGAGCGAGGCGGGACGGATGATCGAACGCGCCCTCGAAAAGACCATCGCCGAGAAGATCGTCACCTATGATCTCGCGCGGCTGATGGAGGGCTCGCAAAAAGTCGGTACCTCGGCCTACGCCGACCGGATCGTGCACAACATGTGA
- a CDS encoding HD domain-containing protein, which yields MDVPTTSALPWLAELLAEGEVYEVGGSVRDRFLARQSGADMPRKDRDYLVRRIPLERLQRILRRHGTVNLVGRSFGIIKFTPAVEGAGPAATHDIALPRSERSTGVGHTDFDVDFDPGLPLETDLRRRDFTINAMASDCATGEIIDPTGGRADLEHRVLRMVFPAAFEEDPLRILRGAQFAARFHLTVDPATHDAMRAAAFGVATVSAERIAEELNKLLTMASTPSVGFRLLEELGALRRFLPELVETVGVDQPGGYHAYNVFEHSLYTVDAAPPRLRLRWACLLHDINKPQCKEVDGDKATFYGHEKRGARTTQRLLARLRYPHEFGEEVSRLVDRHMFTTSLTDKGVRRLIRTVGPELVYDLLDLRRADVVAQGRGGRTDDVDELERRITDEINRKSPFGLKDLAINGNDLIRELDMRPGPRIGWVLSQLLEAVLDDPVTNTREALLEIARKLLNAKE from the coding sequence ATGGACGTACCGACAACATCAGCGCTCCCGTGGCTGGCCGAACTCCTCGCCGAAGGTGAAGTCTACGAGGTCGGCGGGTCGGTGCGGGACCGCTTTTTGGCCCGGCAATCGGGCGCCGATATGCCGCGTAAGGACCGCGACTATCTCGTGCGTCGCATTCCTCTGGAGCGATTGCAGCGGATTCTGCGGCGACATGGGACCGTTAACCTCGTGGGTCGTTCCTTTGGCATCATCAAGTTCACCCCTGCCGTCGAAGGTGCCGGGCCCGCCGCGACACACGACATTGCCCTGCCGCGTTCGGAGCGCTCCACCGGCGTCGGCCACACCGATTTCGACGTCGACTTCGACCCCGGTCTGCCGTTGGAAACCGACCTGCGACGCCGCGACTTCACGATCAACGCGATGGCGTCCGACTGCGCCACCGGGGAGATCATCGACCCAACCGGCGGACGCGCCGATCTGGAACATCGCGTCCTGCGCATGGTCTTCCCGGCGGCGTTTGAGGAGGATCCGCTGCGCATCCTGCGTGGGGCGCAGTTTGCCGCACGGTTCCATCTGACCGTCGATCCGGCGACCCATGATGCCATGCGCGCGGCCGCCTTTGGCGTCGCCACCGTGAGCGCCGAACGGATCGCCGAGGAGTTGAACAAGCTGCTGACGATGGCGAGCACGCCCTCCGTCGGGTTTCGCCTGCTGGAAGAGCTGGGTGCTCTGCGGCGTTTCCTACCGGAGTTGGTGGAGACCGTCGGGGTCGATCAACCGGGTGGGTATCACGCCTACAACGTCTTCGAACACTCCTTGTACACGGTCGATGCAGCGCCGCCGCGTCTGCGGTTGCGCTGGGCCTGTCTCCTCCATGACATCAACAAGCCGCAGTGCAAGGAAGTCGACGGCGACAAGGCGACATTCTACGGTCATGAGAAACGCGGTGCCCGCACCACGCAACGTCTCTTGGCCCGGCTTCGCTATCCCCATGAGTTCGGCGAGGAAGTGTCGCGTCTCGTGGATCGGCACATGTTCACGACATCACTCACCGACAAGGGCGTGCGACGGTTGATCCGCACGGTCGGCCCGGAGCTCGTCTACGATCTGCTCGATCTGCGTCGCGCCGACGTGGTCGCGCAGGGGAGAGGCGGACGGACCGACGACGTCGACGAGCTGGAACGACGGATCACCGATGAGATCAACCGCAAATCGCCGTTCGGTCTGAAGGACCTGGCGATCAACGGGAATGATCTGATTCGTGAGCTCGACATGCGGCCGGGCCCGCGTATCGGCTGGGTCCTCTCGCAGCTTCTGGAAGCTGTCTTGGATGACCCGGTGACAAATACCCGCGAGGCGCTTCTGGAGATTGCTCGCAAGCTCTTGAACGCCAAGGAATAG